A region of Mustela lutreola isolate mMusLut2 chromosome 17, mMusLut2.pri, whole genome shotgun sequence DNA encodes the following proteins:
- the EEF2KMT gene encoding protein-lysine N-methyltransferase EEF2KMT isoform X1 yields MAPEESAEAARLLPSFERRFLAARTLRSFPWKSLEEKLRDSSGPELLLNILRKTVKHPLCVKHPPSLKYARCFLSELIRKHEAVHTEPLDELYEALAEVLMAEEPTQSHRSYLLPSGDSVTLSESTAIVSHGTTGLVTWDAALYLAEWAIENPAAFAHRIVLELGSGAGLTGLAICKTCCPSTYIFSDCHTCVLEQLRGNILLNGLSLEPDTTDPARHPGHNTYNSESPRVMVAHLDWDVVTAPELAAFQPDVIIAADVLYCPETVLSLIRVLQRLSACLKKQQAPEAYIAFTIRNPETCQLFTSELGQAGIPWEAVPHHNQKLFPYEEHSDMKILKLML; encoded by the exons agcctagaagagaaattaagggactCATCAGGTCCTGAGCTGCTGCTGAATATTTTGCGAAAG ACTGTGAAACATCCTCTGTGTGTGAAGCATCCGCCGTCCTTGAAGTATGCCCGGTGCTTTCTCTCGGAGCTCATCAGAAAG CACGAGGCTGTCCACACGGAGCCTTTGGACGAGCTGTACGAGGCATTGGCAGAGGTCCTGATGGCCGAGGAGCCCACCCAGTCCCACCGGAGCTATCTGCTG CCTTCCGGAGACTCAGTCACACTCTCGGAGAGCACAGCCATCGTTTCCCATGGCACCACCGGCCTGGTCACGTGGGACGCCGCACTCTACCTTGCAGAATGGGCCATAGAGAACCCGGCTGCCTTTGCTCACAG gATTGTCTTAGAGCTCGGCAGTGGAGCTGGCCTCACGGGCCTGGCCATTTGCAAGACATGCTGTCCCAGCACGTACATCTTCAGCGACTGTCACACCTGTGTCCTTGAGCAGCTCCGAGGAAACATCCTTCTCAATGGCCTCTCATTGGAACCAGATACCACTGACCCTGCAAGGCACCCAGGACATAACACCTACAACTCAGAGAGCCCCAGGGTGATGGTGGCCCATTTGGACTGGGATGTTGTGACAGCCCCTGAGCTCGCTGCCTTCCAGCCAGATGTAATCATAGCAGCAG ATGTGTTGTATTGCCCAGAAACTGTCCTCTCCCTGATCAGAGTCCTACAgaggctctctgcttgcctgaaGAAACAGCAGGCTCCTGAGGCCTACATTGCCTTCACCATCCGCAACCCAGAGACCTGCCAGCTGTTCACGAGCGAGCTGG GCCAAGCTGGGATCCCATGGGAAGCAGTGCCTCATCACAACCAGAAGCTGTTTCCCTACGAAGAGCACTCAgacatgaaaattttgaaattaatgCTGTAG
- the EEF2KMT gene encoding protein-lysine N-methyltransferase EEF2KMT isoform X2, whose product MAPEESAEAARLLPSFERRFLAARTLRSFPWKTVKHPLCVKHPPSLKYARCFLSELIRKHEAVHTEPLDELYEALAEVLMAEEPTQSHRSYLLPSGDSVTLSESTAIVSHGTTGLVTWDAALYLAEWAIENPAAFAHRIVLELGSGAGLTGLAICKTCCPSTYIFSDCHTCVLEQLRGNILLNGLSLEPDTTDPARHPGHNTYNSESPRVMVAHLDWDVVTAPELAAFQPDVIIAADVLYCPETVLSLIRVLQRLSACLKKQQAPEAYIAFTIRNPETCQLFTSELGQAGIPWEAVPHHNQKLFPYEEHSDMKILKLML is encoded by the exons ACTGTGAAACATCCTCTGTGTGTGAAGCATCCGCCGTCCTTGAAGTATGCCCGGTGCTTTCTCTCGGAGCTCATCAGAAAG CACGAGGCTGTCCACACGGAGCCTTTGGACGAGCTGTACGAGGCATTGGCAGAGGTCCTGATGGCCGAGGAGCCCACCCAGTCCCACCGGAGCTATCTGCTG CCTTCCGGAGACTCAGTCACACTCTCGGAGAGCACAGCCATCGTTTCCCATGGCACCACCGGCCTGGTCACGTGGGACGCCGCACTCTACCTTGCAGAATGGGCCATAGAGAACCCGGCTGCCTTTGCTCACAG gATTGTCTTAGAGCTCGGCAGTGGAGCTGGCCTCACGGGCCTGGCCATTTGCAAGACATGCTGTCCCAGCACGTACATCTTCAGCGACTGTCACACCTGTGTCCTTGAGCAGCTCCGAGGAAACATCCTTCTCAATGGCCTCTCATTGGAACCAGATACCACTGACCCTGCAAGGCACCCAGGACATAACACCTACAACTCAGAGAGCCCCAGGGTGATGGTGGCCCATTTGGACTGGGATGTTGTGACAGCCCCTGAGCTCGCTGCCTTCCAGCCAGATGTAATCATAGCAGCAG ATGTGTTGTATTGCCCAGAAACTGTCCTCTCCCTGATCAGAGTCCTACAgaggctctctgcttgcctgaaGAAACAGCAGGCTCCTGAGGCCTACATTGCCTTCACCATCCGCAACCCAGAGACCTGCCAGCTGTTCACGAGCGAGCTGG GCCAAGCTGGGATCCCATGGGAAGCAGTGCCTCATCACAACCAGAAGCTGTTTCCCTACGAAGAGCACTCAgacatgaaaattttgaaattaatgCTGTAG
- the EEF2KMT gene encoding protein-lysine N-methyltransferase EEF2KMT isoform X4, with protein sequence MAEEPTQSHRSYLLPSGDSVTLSESTAIVSHGTTGLVTWDAALYLAEWAIENPAAFAHRIVLELGSGAGLTGLAICKTCCPSTYIFSDCHTCVLEQLRGNILLNGLSLEPDTTDPARHPGHNTYNSESPRVMVAHLDWDVVTAPELAAFQPDVIIAADVLYCPETVLSLIRVLQRLSACLKKQQAPEAYIAFTIRNPETCQLFTSELGQAGIPWEAVPHHNQKLFPYEEHSDMKILKLML encoded by the exons ATGGCCGAGGAGCCCACCCAGTCCCACCGGAGCTATCTGCTG CCTTCCGGAGACTCAGTCACACTCTCGGAGAGCACAGCCATCGTTTCCCATGGCACCACCGGCCTGGTCACGTGGGACGCCGCACTCTACCTTGCAGAATGGGCCATAGAGAACCCGGCTGCCTTTGCTCACAG gATTGTCTTAGAGCTCGGCAGTGGAGCTGGCCTCACGGGCCTGGCCATTTGCAAGACATGCTGTCCCAGCACGTACATCTTCAGCGACTGTCACACCTGTGTCCTTGAGCAGCTCCGAGGAAACATCCTTCTCAATGGCCTCTCATTGGAACCAGATACCACTGACCCTGCAAGGCACCCAGGACATAACACCTACAACTCAGAGAGCCCCAGGGTGATGGTGGCCCATTTGGACTGGGATGTTGTGACAGCCCCTGAGCTCGCTGCCTTCCAGCCAGATGTAATCATAGCAGCAG ATGTGTTGTATTGCCCAGAAACTGTCCTCTCCCTGATCAGAGTCCTACAgaggctctctgcttgcctgaaGAAACAGCAGGCTCCTGAGGCCTACATTGCCTTCACCATCCGCAACCCAGAGACCTGCCAGCTGTTCACGAGCGAGCTGG GCCAAGCTGGGATCCCATGGGAAGCAGTGCCTCATCACAACCAGAAGCTGTTTCCCTACGAAGAGCACTCAgacatgaaaattttgaaattaatgCTGTAG
- the ALG1 gene encoding chitobiosyldiphosphodolichol beta-mannosyltransferase — translation MAASCVALLAVATSLLLLLLVSWKRWRQGRAKWHVIIVVLGDVGRSPRMQYHALSFAKSGFSVTLLGFCNSRPYDELLQNNRIQIVSLTELQKLPVGPYIFQYGVKVIFQSVHLLWKLMCREPAAYIFLQNPPGLPAIAVCWFVGCLCGSKLVIDWHNYGYSIMGLVHGPSHRLVLLAKWYEKLCGRLSHLNLCVTNSMREDLAENWGIKAVTVYDKPASFFKETPLDLQHQLFMKLGCTYSAFKARSERLDPATERSAFTERDCQSGVVTYLRGRPALLISSTSWTEDEDFSILLAALEKFEQLILDGESLPSLVCVITGKGPLKEYYGGLISQKCFQHIQVCTPWLEAEDYPLLLGSADLGVCLHKSSSGLDLPMKVVDMFGCCLPVCAVNFQCLHELVKHEENGLVFEDSEELAAQLQMLFSKFPDSAGKLNQFRKNLRESEQLRWDESWKQRVLPLLMDR, via the exons ATGGCGGCTTCCTGTGTGGCCCTGCTGGCGGTGGCAACGTctctgctgctactgctgctggtcTCGTGGAAGCGCTGGCGTCAGGGGCGCGCGAAATGGCACGTGATCATTGTGGTGCTGGGGGACGTGGGTCGCAGTCCCCGCATGCAGTACCACGCGTTGTCGTTTGCCAAGAGCGGCTTCTCCGTGACACTTCTGGGCTTTTGCA ACTCCAGACCCTATGATGAGCTCTTGCAGAACAACAGAATTCAGATTGTGAGTTTGACAGAACTTCAGAAACTTCCAG TTGGGCCCTACATTTTCCAGTATGGAGTCAAAGTTATATTTCAGTCTGTGCACTTGCTGTGGAAGTTGATGTGCAGGGAGCCAGCAGCCTACATCTTTCTCCAG AACCCCCCGGGCTTACCTGCCATCGCTGTCTGCTGGTTTGTGGGCTGCCTCTGTGGGAGCAAGCTCGTCATCGACTGGCACAACTATGGCTACTCCATTATGGGGCTGGTGCATGGCCCCAGTCACCGCCTTGTCCTGCTGGCCAAGTG GTACGAGAAGCTCTGCGGGCGCCTGTCCCACCTGAATCTATGTGTGACCAACTCGATGCGGGAAGATCTGGCAGAGAACTGGGGCATCAA AGCTGTGACCGTCTATGACAAGCCAGCCTCTTTCTTTAAAGAGACACCCTTGGACCTGCAACACCAGCTGTTTATGAAGCTGGGCTGCACCTACTCTGCATTTAAGGCCCG CTCTGAACGCCTGGACCCAGCAACAGAGAGGTCGGCCTTCACAGAGCGGGACTGTCAGAGTGGGGTGGTGACGTATCTTCGTGGGCGGCCGGCCCTGTTGATCAGCAGCACCAGCTGGACAG AGGATGAAGACTTCTCCATCTTGCTGGCGGCATTAGAAA agTTTGAACAGCTGATTCTAGACGGAGAGAGCCTTCCTTCTCTGGTCTGTGTGATAACAG GCAAAGGGCCTCTGAAGGAGTATTACGGCGGCCTCATCAGCCAGAAGTGTTTCCAGCACATCCAAGTCTGTACGCCGTGGCTGGAGGCTGAGGACTATCCCCTGCTTCTAG GCTCGGCAGACCTGGGTGTGTGCCTGCACAAGTCCTCCAGCGGCCTGGACCTGCCCATGAAGGTGGTGGACATGTTTGGGTGCTGTCTGCCTGTGTGCGCTGTGAACTTCCAGTG CTTACACGAGCTTGTGAAACACGAGGAAAATGGCCTGGTCTTCGAGGACTCTGAGGAGCTGGCAGCCCAGCTGCAG ATGCTTTTCTCAAAGTTTCCTGATTCTGCTGGCAAACTAAACCAGTTCCGGAAGAACCTCCGGGAGTCAGAGCAGCTTCGTTGGGATGAGAGCTGGAAGCAGAGGGTGCTGCCTTTGCTTATGGACCGGTGA